Proteins from one Mycobacterium sp. EPa45 genomic window:
- a CDS encoding TetR/AcrR family transcriptional regulator: MASRRSDPRPARSRARLLDAATALLRAGGPSAVTVDAVTRGANVARATLYRHFPSGNDLLAAAFHSLIPPAPMPPESGTLRERLLALMQAQSDLISETPALLTATYWLALGPDMEHMPEKGGGSDSPEVRTLRERVAQQYGAPFDAIFDSPDARRELGEVDRAQAIMLLIGPLVAGRISTLADFDYRECARAAVDGFLAVHRIGEITSASSESAGA; this comes from the coding sequence ATGGCGAGCCGGCGTAGCGACCCCAGACCTGCGCGTTCGCGCGCGCGGTTATTGGACGCCGCAACGGCATTGCTTCGGGCCGGCGGGCCCAGCGCGGTAACTGTCGACGCCGTCACCCGCGGAGCCAACGTCGCCAGGGCCACCCTCTACCGGCATTTCCCAAGCGGCAACGACCTGCTGGCCGCCGCCTTCCACAGCCTGATTCCGCCCGCGCCGATGCCGCCGGAGTCCGGGACCCTGCGAGAGCGCCTGCTAGCCCTGATGCAGGCGCAGTCCGACCTCATCTCGGAGACGCCGGCATTGTTGACGGCCACCTACTGGCTGGCGCTGGGCCCGGACATGGAACACATGCCCGAAAAGGGCGGCGGCTCCGACAGCCCAGAGGTGCGCACGCTGCGGGAGCGGGTCGCCCAGCAGTACGGAGCCCCCTTCGACGCGATCTTCGACAGTCCGGACGCTCGACGAGAACTCGGCGAGGTGGACCGGGCGCAAGCCATCATGCTGCTGATCGGGCCCCTGGTGGCCGGTCGGATCAGCACGCTGGCCGACTTCGACTACCGAGAATGCGCGCGTGCCGCGGTGGACGGCTTTCTGGCCGTCCACCGAATCGGCGAAATCACTTCAGCGAGTAGCGAATCGGCAGGCGCTTGA
- a CDS encoding cytochrome P450 — MTPRIMDKAARVLASPLGYTDETRMHSSLAHLRAHAPVSWVEAEGYRPFWAITKHADIMDIERQNDLFTNDPRPLLAIAEADDVLRAQMEAGIGLRTLIHMDDPLHRDMRKIGADWFRPKAMRALKTRCDELAKIYVDKMLEQGPELDFVREIAVNYPLYIILTLLGLPESDFPRMLKLTQEMFGGDDQELQRGGSTDDMLAVLLDFFNYFNALTASRRETPTEDLSSAIANATINGEPLSDMDTASYYVIVASAGHDTTSAGIAGGLLELIRNPAELQRLQNDPGLMGTAVEEMIRCVVPVKEFMRTAQADTEVRGVPIAKGEAVLLSYVSANRDDEVFDDPMRFDVGRDPNKHLSFGYGVHFCLGAALARMEMNSFFTELVPRIKSIELAGEPELMATTFVGGLKRLPIRYSLK; from the coding sequence ATGACCCCACGGATCATGGACAAGGCGGCCCGGGTTCTGGCCAGTCCGCTGGGCTACACAGACGAGACGCGGATGCACTCCTCGCTTGCTCATCTGCGTGCGCATGCTCCGGTGTCGTGGGTCGAGGCCGAGGGGTACCGGCCGTTCTGGGCGATCACCAAGCACGCCGACATCATGGACATCGAACGACAGAACGACCTGTTCACCAACGACCCGCGCCCACTGCTGGCGATCGCCGAGGCCGACGACGTGTTGCGTGCGCAGATGGAGGCGGGGATCGGCCTGCGCACGCTGATCCACATGGATGACCCGCTTCACCGCGACATGCGCAAGATCGGCGCCGACTGGTTCCGCCCAAAAGCCATGCGCGCCTTGAAGACTCGCTGCGACGAACTGGCCAAGATCTACGTCGACAAGATGCTCGAGCAGGGTCCCGAGCTGGATTTCGTCCGGGAGATCGCGGTCAACTATCCGCTCTACATCATTCTGACCCTGCTGGGGCTGCCGGAGTCGGACTTCCCGCGCATGCTCAAGCTCACCCAGGAGATGTTCGGCGGTGACGACCAGGAACTACAGCGCGGCGGCTCGACCGACGACATGCTCGCGGTGCTGCTGGACTTCTTCAACTACTTCAATGCGTTGACGGCCTCGCGCCGCGAAACTCCCACCGAAGACCTCAGTTCGGCGATCGCCAACGCCACGATCAACGGAGAGCCGTTGTCCGACATGGACACCGCCTCCTACTACGTGATCGTCGCCAGCGCCGGCCACGACACCACCAGCGCCGGCATCGCCGGCGGACTGCTGGAACTGATCCGCAACCCGGCAGAACTGCAGCGGTTGCAGAACGACCCCGGCCTGATGGGCACCGCCGTCGAGGAGATGATCCGGTGCGTGGTGCCGGTCAAGGAGTTCATGCGCACCGCCCAAGCCGACACCGAGGTCCGCGGCGTGCCGATCGCCAAGGGCGAAGCTGTTCTGCTGTCCTATGTTTCGGCCAATCGCGACGACGAGGTGTTCGACGACCCGATGCGCTTCGACGTCGGCCGCGACCCCAACAAGCACCTGTCCTTCGGCTACGGCGTGCACTTCTGCCTGGGTGCTGCCCTGGCCCGGATGGAGATGAACAGCTTCTTCACCGAACTCGTCCCGCGCATCAAGTCCATCGAACTCGCCGGCGAGCCCGAGCTGATGGCCACCACCTTCGTCGGTGGACTCAAGCGCCTGCCGATTCGCTACTCGCTGAAGTGA
- a CDS encoding MFS transporter, giving the protein MDTLIRPDKGTDTRLRDVSTLQRTWTLTVACLGVALVISSMVALNTALGDIAVTTSATQSQLTWVVDSYTLVLACLLLPAGAIGDRYGRRGALLIGLSIFALASLAPLVFDAPIQIIAARAVAGAGAAFIMPATLSLLTVVYPKSKRTKAVGIWAAVAGCGAVVGMLGSGLLLRFWPWQSIFWALAGAGVLLFVLTWTVSDSRDADAPAVDWPGAALIGGAVAVLVFGIIEAPQRGWSDPLVIGCLGAGLALTVAFGVFEVRRRHPLLDVSLFRRADFATGAAAIAVFFLANFGFMYLVMQYTQLILGYSALQTALAFTPLTLPLAVLSVTSSWYLPRLGLRLVIFTGLLFLAAGFVCLLTLRVDSSYIDLAWPLLVLATGIGLCTAPTTSAIMNAAPDDKQGVASAVNDTVREVGAALGIALAGSILAGQYTHRLGDQLAAFPPPVREAAGGSLAEALAVSTRIGPAGTQLAEISKSAFLHAMQSSISVLSILVAVAAILIGLWAPGRDGRQLRFVRNLTRRDEFGDPVPDHRDRRVGAATGDPRQH; this is encoded by the coding sequence GTGGACACCTTGATCCGGCCCGACAAGGGTACCGATACCCGGCTGCGTGACGTCTCGACTCTGCAGCGAACGTGGACTCTGACCGTCGCCTGCCTGGGTGTGGCGTTGGTGATCTCCTCGATGGTCGCCCTCAACACCGCGCTGGGCGACATCGCCGTCACCACCTCGGCGACCCAATCCCAGCTGACCTGGGTGGTCGACAGCTACACCCTGGTACTGGCGTGTCTGTTACTCCCGGCCGGGGCCATCGGTGACCGGTACGGCCGCCGCGGCGCCCTGCTGATCGGCTTGTCGATCTTCGCGCTGGCCTCGTTGGCTCCGCTCGTCTTCGATGCCCCGATCCAGATCATCGCCGCTCGGGCGGTCGCCGGCGCCGGTGCCGCATTCATCATGCCCGCCACATTGTCGCTGCTCACGGTGGTCTATCCGAAGTCAAAACGCACCAAGGCCGTCGGCATCTGGGCCGCAGTGGCAGGCTGTGGCGCGGTCGTCGGAATGCTGGGTTCCGGCCTGCTGCTGCGCTTTTGGCCGTGGCAGTCGATCTTCTGGGCGTTGGCCGGCGCCGGCGTGTTGCTGTTCGTGCTCACATGGACGGTCAGCGATTCACGCGATGCCGATGCCCCTGCGGTGGACTGGCCGGGCGCCGCGCTGATCGGCGGGGCCGTCGCGGTGTTGGTGTTCGGCATCATCGAGGCGCCGCAGCGGGGCTGGTCGGACCCGCTGGTGATCGGCTGTCTCGGCGCGGGTCTGGCGCTGACAGTGGCGTTTGGTGTCTTCGAGGTTCGCCGCCGCCATCCGCTGCTCGACGTATCCCTGTTCCGCCGAGCCGATTTCGCCACCGGAGCGGCCGCCATCGCGGTGTTCTTCCTGGCCAATTTCGGGTTCATGTATCTGGTCATGCAGTACACGCAGCTGATCCTGGGCTATTCGGCACTGCAGACAGCACTGGCCTTCACCCCCCTGACGCTGCCGCTGGCCGTTCTCTCGGTGACGTCGTCCTGGTATCTGCCCCGATTGGGTCTGCGCCTGGTCATTTTCACCGGACTGCTGTTCCTCGCGGCCGGGTTCGTCTGCCTGCTCACGCTGCGCGTCGATTCGTCGTACATCGACTTGGCCTGGCCACTGCTGGTGCTCGCCACCGGCATCGGGCTGTGCACCGCGCCGACGACATCGGCGATCATGAACGCCGCGCCCGACGACAAGCAGGGGGTGGCATCAGCCGTCAACGACACTGTCCGCGAGGTCGGCGCCGCGCTGGGCATCGCCCTGGCCGGCTCGATATTGGCCGGGCAGTACACCCACCGCCTCGGCGACCAGCTAGCCGCATTCCCGCCCCCGGTGCGAGAGGCCGCCGGGGGATCACTGGCAGAGGCGCTGGCGGTGTCCACCCGGATCGGACCGGCGGGCACGCAACTGGCCGAGATCAGCAAGTCAGCATTCCTGCACGCAATGCAGAGTTCGATCAGCGTGCTATCGATCCTCGTCGCCGTCGCCGCGATTCTGATCGGGCTGTGGGCCCCCGGCCGTGACGGCCGGCAATTGCGGTTCGTCCGAAACCTAACCCGCCGAGACGAATTCGGCGACCCGGTGCCCGATCATCGCGATCGTCGCGTGGGGGCCGCGACCGGTGATCCGCGGCAGCACTGA